One genomic window of Glycine max cultivar Williams 82 chromosome 16, Glycine_max_v4.0, whole genome shotgun sequence includes the following:
- the LOC100500075 gene encoding putative membrane-anchored ubiquitin-fold protein → MPEEEVVELKFRLYDGSDIGPFRYSPASTIAMLKDRIFADWPKDKKIIPKAANDIKLISAGKILENHKTVGQCRVPFGELPKGVITMHVVVQPSLLKAKTEKKVDEVPRKHICACSIL, encoded by the exons ATGCCGGAGGAAGAAGTAGTGGAGCTCAAGTTCCGTCTCTACGATGGATCCGACATCGGTCCCTTCCGTTACTCCCCTGCCTCCACCATCGCCATGCTCAAGGACCGCATTTTTGCAGACTGGcccaaag ACAAGAAGATTATACCAAAAGCAGCAAATGATATAAAACTGATAAGTGCTGGCAAAATTTTGGAGAACCACAAGACAGTTGGCCAGTGTAGAGTACCTTTTGGCGAGCTTCCCAAAGGGGTTATAACCATGCATGTTGTGGTCCAGCCATCTTTGCTCAAAGCAAAAACAG AGAAAAAAGTTGATGAGGTGCCCAGAAAACATATATGTGCATGTTCGATATTGTGA
- the LOC100808865 gene encoding glutaredoxin-C1: protein MHYQAAAASWGSYVAGAPRNSAAAAVVVGDPLERIERLASESAVVIFSVSTCCMCHAIKRLFCGMGVNPTVHELDEDPRGKDLERALMRLLGTPSVVPVVFIGGKLVGTMDRVMACHINGTLVPLLKEAGALWL from the coding sequence ATGCATTATCAAGCAGCAGCGGCGTCGTGGGGGAGCTACGTGGCGGGGGCCCCACGGAACAGCGCGGCGGCGGCGGTGGTGGTGGGGGACCCACTGGAGCGGATAGAGAGGCTGGCGTCGGAGAGCGCGGTGGTGATATTCAGCGTGAGCACGTGCTGCATGTGCCACGCCATCAAGAGGCTCTTCTGCGGCATGGGCGTGAACCCGACCGTGCACGAGCTGGACGAGGATCCAAGAGGCAAGGACCTCGAACGCGCCCTCATGCGGCTCCTCGGAACCCCCTCGGTTGTCCCTGTCGTCTTCATCGGTGGCAAGCTTGTCGGAACCATGGACCGAGTCATGGCTTGCCACATTAACGGCACCCTCGTTCCTCTCCTCAAAGAAGCTGGTGCTCTCTGGCTTTGA